A window of the Anopheles merus strain MAF unplaced genomic scaffold, AmerM5.1 LNR4000412, whole genome shotgun sequence genome harbors these coding sequences:
- the LOC121602336 gene encoding LOW QUALITY PROTEIN: phospholipase A2 group XV-like (The sequence of the model RefSeq protein was modified relative to this genomic sequence to represent the inferred CDS: inserted 3 bases in 3 codons), with protein MREPERHLSPVVFVPGDGGSQMDAIIDKPNKVSILCQKHTTTFLNLWLNKELLLPLVIDCWIDNIRLEYDNVTRTTCNSPGVTTRVPGFGQSETVEWIDPSHASVGAYFVNIANALVRXGYVRDKSIVGAPYDFRKGPTENKEYFLQLKFLVEQTYTINHDTPVXFIVHSMGAPMTLHFLQLQTAQWKAKYIKRVISLAGAWAGSVKALKVYAIGDDLGAFALSGKVMRAEQITNPSLAWLLPSPLFWKPNEVLARTQSRVYTMAQMEEFFEDLEYPNGWEMRKDSLPYTLNFTAPGVELHCLYGSKINTVESLDYQKSYDLSGTPVLKMGNGDGTVNSRSLEACLQWTTQQKQTIXAKEFPGADHMSILADVNVIDNIVKLLLSDVAN; from the exons ATGCGCGAGCCGGAACGCCACCTATCGCCAGTTGTTTTCG TACCCGGCGATGGCGGTAGCCAGATGGATGCAATCATCGACAAACCGAACAAGGTTTCGATCCTGTGCCAGAAACACACCACCACGTTCTTAAACCTTTGGCTGAACAAGGAACTGCTGCTTCCCCTAGTGATCGACTGCTGGATCGACAACATTCGCCTCGAGTACGACAATGTAACGCGCACCACGTGCAACTCGCCCGGCGTTACGACGCGCGTGCCAGGCTTCGGTCAGTCGGAAACGGTCGAATGGATCGATCCGTCGCACGCGTCGGTCGGTGCGTACTTTGTCAACATCGCCAATGCGCTCGTTC ACGGGTACGTGCGGGACAAATCGATCGTTGGCGCACCGTACGACTTTCGCAAGGGACCGA CCGAAAATAAAGAGTATTTCCTGCAGCTAAAGTTTTTGGTCGAGCAGACGTACACCATTAACCACGACACACCGG ACTTTATCGTGCACAGCATGGGCGCCCCTATGACACTGCACTTCCTGCAGCTACAAACGGCCCAGTGGAAGGCAAAGTACATAAAGCGCGTCATTTCGCTTGCCGGTGCTTGGGCGGGCAGCGTGAAAGCCTTGAAGGTGTACGCAATCGGTGACGATCTCGGTGCGTTTGCGCTGAGCGGTAAGGTGATGCGTGCCGAGCAGATCACCAACCCGTCGCTGGCCTGGCTGCTCCCATCGCCACTGTTCTGGAAGCCGAACGAGGTGCTCGCACGGACCCAGTCGCGCGTATACACGATGGCACAGATGGAAGAGTTTTTCGAGGATCTGGAGTACCCGAACGGGTGGGAAATGCGCAAAGATTCCCTGCCGTACACGCTTAACTTTACCGCACCCGGTGTGGAGCTGCACTGTCTGTACGGTAGCAAAATCAACACTGTTGAATC CTTGGATTATCAGAAATCGTACGATCTGAGCGGCACACCAGTCCTAAAGATGGGCAATGGCGACGGTACGGTAAATTCTCGTTCGCTAGAAGCTTGCCTGCAGTGGACAACGCAACAGAAGCAAACGA GTGCCAAAGAGTTCCCAGGGGCCGATCACATGAGCATTCTGGCGGATGTGAACGTTATCGATAACATCGTGAAGCTGCTCCTGTCGGATGTTGCTAACTGA